A window of bacterium genomic DNA:
CCGAGGATCCCGAGCGGCTGGCGGCCTATGCCGCCAACGGACTGACCTCCGACAGCTATCTCAGCCTGGACGGTTTCGAAGTGGGCGTTACGGGCTACCTCGGCGCGAAGCTGATGCCCCGCTCGAATTTCAACCCGTACCTGACCGGTGGCGCCGGCCGCTACCAGTGGACGATGACCAGTGCCGGTCGCGGGACCGACCCGTTGACCATCGAGCTGCAGGCGCTCGAAGGCACGGACATGGGCGGCTGGTTCGGCATGGGCACGGAGTACGCGCTGGGCGAGAAGCTCGCGCTGGACTTCGAGTGGGCCTGGCGTTTCTTCCTCACGCGCGACACCAAGACCTGGCGCGACAGCGAGGATACGTGGGGCAATACGCTCGCGTGGGCCATGTCGGCGGGCGTGACATACGGGTTCTGAGCTTGTCCTGATGAACTGGAGCGAGAATCACGAAGGGCGCCGTCCGGCCGGACGGCGCCCTTCCGCTTTTCGATACGGGGGCAACCCGGTGCGACGGGAGTTCATCCTCCTGCCGTCATCGCTCCCCGCACAGCGGCGTACCACAGGAGATCCCCCAGGGGCAGGATCGGAGGACCTGACTGCGGCAGCCCCGCCAGTCCGCGCGCGATCTGGCCCTGGCAGCCCGGATTCGCGGTGACGACCAGGTCGGCGCCGGTCGCCGCCAGGACGGCCGCCTTGCGCGCCCCCAGCGCGCCCGCCAGTTCGGGATGGCCCAGCGACCACAGGCCACCGCTGCCGCAACAGGCATCCGCTTCGTCCGGCTCGAGCAGAACCAGCCCGGGAATGGCGCGCAGCAGCCGACGCGGTTCCGCCACCAGGCCCTGACCGTGCCGGGCGTGGCAGGGGTCGTGCAGGGCGACCTTCAGCGGCACCTCGCCGAACGGCGGATGCGTCGCGCCGGCCAGCCAGGCGATAGCGTCAAGCTGGGGCGAGGGCAGGCGTTCGCCGTAGGCGCGGACAGCAACGCCGCAACCTGCCGCCTCGGTGATGATAGCCGCGGCGCCGGCCGCAGCGCCCCACGCGGCCAGGTTCTGTTCACGCAGTTCCGAGGCGCGTTCGGGGCGCCCGGCGTGCTCCGCCAGCGCGCCGCAGCACCCGGCACCGGCTGTCGTCACCAGTTCGGCCCCCGCCCAGGCCATGACGTCGCGCAGCCGACGCGAGGAATCTGGTAGCAGACCTTCGTTGGCGCAGCCCGCGAACCAGAGCAGCCGTGTGCGCACCGACGGGTTGGCAGCAGGGTCGGCGGCAAGGCGGCGGCTCGGCACTGGCGACTTCGTCGGGGGCACACCCGCCAGGGCATCCAGGCGGCGCAGGAGATCGCGATCGGCCCGCGGGGCCCGGGGCCCCGCGTCGACCAGGCGCGCCAGGGCTCGCCAGGGCCGGCCTGTGGCGGCCCGCGCCCGCCAGTCGGCGCCCAGGACCAGGCGCAGCCCGGCGCGGCCCAGGCGCGCGGACAGGCCCAGAAACCGCAGGCGCGCCGGGGTGTCCAGGCGGCTGACCAGCGCAGCCGTCTTTTCCGGGGCGCGTCCGGGACCGGCCTCGCGCGCCGTGGCCACCGCCGTGGCCAGCAATGCGGCCGGCACACCGCTCGGGCAGACGGCGGTGCAGGCCAGGCACCCGAGGCAGCTGTCCAGGGCCTCGTGCCAGCCGGAATCGGCGCCGGCGGCAGCCGGATCGGCCAGCACCTCTCCCCACAGCAGCAGGCGACCGCGAGGCGACATCGTCTCGTCACCGGTGGCCAGCCAGGTGGCGCAGACCGGCAGGCACAGGCCGCACTGGATGCAGCGCCGGAGCAACGCATCGAGCTCTTCGCGCGCATCGCTCGGGATTACGGGTCCCGGGCCTTTGAGCGGCTCAGTCATCGGCCCCCTCCAGCAGCCAATCGGGTCCACCCAGCGTCCCGTCGGGATCGAAACACCGCTTGAGGCGGCGCAGCAGCGCCGTCGGGACCTCTGCCGCCGGCTTCGGCAACGGCTGCGGCCTTCCATCGGCGATGATCACGTCGGCATGCCAGCCGCCCGGCGGCGCTGTCACCCCGGGGCACCAGGCCAGCCGCGGGTGCGCCTGCCAGACCAGCCGGATCGGGCCTGCCGGCAGCACGCCCGCCTGGCGCCCGGGCAGCGGCTGCAGTGCCGGTCCAATCGGGGCCGGCCAGCGCCCAATCCGGCGCCCCGGCCGAGCGCGCCAGCCCGGAAGCCTCGGCAAACGGTGCGCGCAGCGTCGCAACCGTGCGGCAGGCCAGCGCGGGCGACATGCCGTCGACGGACGCTTCCAGCGCGGCGTGCACACTCGCATCACCGGCGGCCAGCAGCACGGCCTGCCGCCAGCGACCGGTCAGGTCACGGGTGATGATCGCCTGGCTTCCGGCCAGGCCGTCGCCGCCGGCCGCCAGCGCCGCGAGCAGGGCGGCGACGGCTCCGGGCGCACCCTCCCGCTCCGGGTCGGCCTCAAGGCGCCAGGCCCAGGCCTCGACCGGTGCGGGCCTCAACTGCAGCGTCACCGCCTGCAGGCGCGCGAGCCGCCCGTCGGAACCGCAGAGCAACCGCGGCAGGTCGTAGCCCGCAACGTTCTTGAACACCGGTGCACCAACGTGGAACGGACGTCCGTCCCCCGTTGTCGCCCACGCTTCGAGCAGGAGGTCGCGAGCCGTCGCACGGGCCAGCGCCAACGGGCCGACGAGCAGCCGGTCCGTGAGCTCCCCGAGCGTGACGGCGGATTCGAGTCCCGGTCCATCGCCGTTGCCGGCAAGCCCGAGGGGCAACCACAGGCCGCGGGCGAGCGCCGCGGCCTGCAGCGACGCCAGGGGCGTCGCCACCGGCGCGCTGACCGTGAGGTCGTCCCAGGCGAAACGGCAGTCTGCCGGCGCCGGTGGCAGCGACGCGAATGACGCAGCCGGGCCGGGCACGGGCAGCGCCTTTCCCGGATTGAGCAGGCCATCCTGATCGCAGGCCGCCTTGATGCCGTGCAACAGCGAGGCCGTGACGGCGTCGATCTGCCAGGGCAGCGCATGCCGCTTCTCGAGTCCCACACCGTGCTCGCCGGTCACGCTGCCGCGTCGGCGCAGGGCCGCGCGGATGATGGTGTCGGCGACCGCGTGGGCCCGCGCCGTCTCGCCTTCACGGCGTTCGTCGTAGTGCACGGCCGGATGCAGGTTGCCGTCGCCGGCATGGAACGCGGTCGCGATCTTCAGGCCGGACTCGCGGCGCACGTCCTGGATCTCGCGCACCAGTCCCGGCAGTTCGCCGAGCGGCACCACGATGTCCATGCTGACGTAGTTCGGCGAGAGGCGGCCAACGGCGCCGAACGCGCGCTTGCGGCACTGCCACAGCGCCAGGCGCTGTTCCTCGTCGGCGGCGCGGCGCACCTCGCGCGCGCCTGCATCGCCCAGGATCCGGCAGGCCAGCTCGGCCTGCGGCCCGACGGCCGCGGCATCGCCGGCCAGTTCGGCGATCATCACCGCCTCGACATCGCAGGGAAGGCCGAATCCGAAGGCCTCCTCCACCGTGAGCACCATGGCCTTGTCGATGATCTCGACGGCCACCGGCAGCAGCCCTGCCTGCAGGAGGCGCGGCACTGCCGCGGTGGCGTGTTCGAGCACGGGGAACGACGCCAGCAGCGTCACGACCGCGGGCGGCGTCGGGGTCAGTTGCAGCCAGGCCCCCGTGACGATGCCGAGCGTGCCCTCGCTGCCGCAGAGAAGCCCACGCAGGTCGATGCCGCGTGACACGGCCACGGGCTCGCCCGTGGTCCAGCTGCGTCCGCGCGCATCGCACCAGTCGAGCGCTCGCAGGTGATGGCTGGTGACGCCCAGGCGCAGGCAATGAGGGCCGCCGGCGTTCTCGGCGATGTTGCCGCCGATCGTCGAGGCGACCTGGCTGGACGGGTCCGGTGCGAAATGAAGGCCGTGCGGCGCAGCGCGGCGCGTGAGCGTTGCATTGAGCACCCCGGGCTGGGCGCGCACCGCGCCGACCACGGCATCGACCGGGCCGAGCGCGACCAGGCGCGCCGTACCCAGGACCAGCGCATCCTCGCAAGGCACCGCGCCGCCGCTCAGTCCGGTGCCGGCCCCGCGCGCCACCACCGGCACGCCGGCGGCAGCGCACAACCCGATCACGTGGGCGATGTCCTCTTCGCACGCCGGCAACGCCACCGCCAGCGGACGGCCTCCCGACAGGTGCGAAGCGTCGCGGGAGTACACCGACAGTGCGGCGCTCCCGGTCAGCAGGCCGCCGGGACCCAGCCGGTCGGCCAGTGCCCGCAGCAGGGCTGTCTGCGTGTCATTCATCCCGGGCCCCGACGGCGGCGGCCTGCGCCCATGCCGCGGCGAGCAGGGGCGGCAACGTTTCCGCCCAGGCGCCGGGGGCCTTCGCGTGAGCCGACAGCAGGCTGGTCGCTGCATCGGCCAGGTCGCCGCTGCCCGGCCCTGCCGCCTGCACGCCGAGGGCGCCCCCGGTGTCGGCATCGAGCACGCACCTCGCCCACGCCGCGCCGTCGGCGGCGCGACCGGTGGCCACGCGGAACCCGCGCGTTGCAGCGCCCGCGGCCGAGAGTCCCGCCGACAGCAACGGCACCGGTCGTTCGATCACCCGCGGCAGCGTACCGAACCGCACGGGAACCGGCTCGCTCCCGGCGGCGACGTCGACGATCGAAGCCACCTGCTCGCGAACCGCCTGCGGCGTCAGCGGCAGCGCCAGCGCCCCGCCCAGGGCGTGCAGCCCCGGCTCAGCGGTCTCGAAGCGGCTGTCGACCTGCAGGAATCCGTCGCGATCGCCAAGGGCGCGCGTCCGTTCGACGCCGAGTCCGGCCAGCTCGGGGCGCCAGCCCAGCGCCGCCACCGCCAGATCGGCTTTCTCGCAGCGATCCGGTGCACCGCCACCGGCCCGCAGCGTGACGCGGGCCGCCGTCCCCGACGTCTCGACCGCAACGGCGCGCCAGCCGACGAGGATGCCGACGCCCGCCGCAAGCAGCGCCGCGTGTGCCGCATCCGCCAGCGGTGCGTCCCAATCCGGGAGAATGCGAACCGAGGACTCCACGAGCAGGACCTCGCGGCGGCCATCGGCCCAGGCCGCTGCAGCCTCGACGCCGGTATGCCCGGCCCCGAGCACGATGATCCGCGCGGGTCCGCCCCCGCCTTCGGGCCTGCGCGGCGAGGGCGCCGTACCGCCCCACCACGACGGGCTGGCGGGCCGCAGCCGCGGCGCCAGCACCAGGCGTCGCGACGCCAGCACGACCGTTCCGGTGTCCGTGGTCGCCACCACGCTGCCCCGGCCCGCCAGGCAGGCGCGTCCGACCACCAGGCG
This region includes:
- a CDS encoding (Fe-S)-binding protein, which codes for MTEPLKGPGPVIPSDAREELDALLRRCIQCGLCLPVCATWLATGDETMSPRGRLLLWGEVLADPAAAGADSGWHEALDSCLGCLACTAVCPSGVPAALLATAVATAREAGPGRAPEKTAALVSRLDTPARLRFLGLSARLGRAGLRLVLGADWRARAATGRPWRALARLVDAGPRAPRADRDLLRRLDALAGVPPTKSPVPSRRLAADPAANPSVRTRLLWFAGCANEGLLPDSSRRLRDVMAWAGAELVTTAGAGCCGALAEHAGRPERASELREQNLAAWGAAAGAAAIITEAAGCGVAVRAYGERLPSPQLDAIAWLAGATHPPFGEVPLKVALHDPCHARHGQGLVAEPRRLLRAIPGLVLLEPDEADACCGSGGLWSLGHPELAGALGARKAAVLAATGADLVVTANPGCQGQIARGLAGLPQSGPPILPLGDLLWYAAVRGAMTAGG
- a CDS encoding FAD-binding protein; translation: MNDTQTALLRALADRLGPGGLLTGSAALSVYSRDASHLSGGRPLAVALPACEEDIAHVIGLCAAAGVPVVARGAGTGLSGGAVPCEDALVLGTARLVALGPVDAVVGAVRAQPGVLNATLTRRAAPHGLHFAPDPSSQVASTIGGNIAENAGGPHCLRLGVTSHHLRALDWCDARGRSWTTGEPVAVSRGIDLRGLLCGSEGTLGIVTGAWLQLTPTPPAVVTLLASFPVLEHATAAVPRLLQAGLLPVAVEIIDKAMVLTVEEAFGFGLPCDVEAVMIAELAGDAAAVGPQAELACRILGDAGAREVRRAADEEQRLALWQCRKRAFGAVGRLSPNYVSMDIVVPLGELPGLVREIQDVRRESGLKIATAFHAGDGNLHPAVHYDERREGETARAHAVADTIIRAALRRRGSVTGEHGVGLEKRHALPWQIDAVTASLLHGIKAACDQDGLLNPGKALPVPGPAASFASLPPAPADCRFAWDDLTVSAPVATPLASLQAAALARGLWLPLGLAGNGDGPGLESAVTLGELTDRLLVGPLALARATARDLLLEAWATTGDGRPFHVGAPVFKNVAGYDLPRLLCGSDGRLARLQAVTLQLRPAPVEAWAWRLEADPEREGAPGAVAALLAALAAGGDGLAGSQAIITRDLTGRWRQAVLLAAGDASVHAALEASVDGMSPALACRTVATLRAPFAEASGLARSAGAPDWALAGPDWTGTAAAARAPGGRAAGRPDPAGLAGAPAAGLVPRGDSAAGRLACRRDHRRWKAAAVAEAGGRGPDGAAAPPQAVFRSRRDAGWTRLAAGGGR
- a CDS encoding FAD-dependent oxidoreductase; its protein translation is MAETPDLMVLGDGPGAREIVLAAAGRGLCVTWLVPPRGAAGGEAHEGWPWPFATVADQAGSAVRLVVGRACLAGRGSVVATTDTGTVVLASRRLVLAPRLRPASPSWWGGTAPSPRRPEGGGGPARIIVLGAGHTGVEAAAAWADGRREVLLVESSVRILPDWDAPLADAAHAALLAAGVGILVGWRAVAVETSGTAARVTLRAGGGAPDRCEKADLAVAALGWRPELAGLGVERTRALGDRDGFLQVDSRFETAEPGLHALGGALALPLTPQAVREQVASIVDVAAGSEPVPVRFGTLPRVIERPVPLLSAGLSAAGAATRGFRVATGRAADGAAWARCVLDADTGGALGVQAAGPGSGDLADAATSLLSAHAKAPGAWAETLPPLLAAAWAQAAAVGARDE